CTGATAGTTACGCTTGCTCATTTGGGGATTGACGGGGCCAGGTGGCAGATGATTCCCGGTTACGCCGCGCCTATATTTATAGGGCTCTATATGGTTTACCGAAGGAACAAGACCGGCAGAAGAAAATGGTGGGTCGTCGTACCGAGTTTTGTGGTCCTTACGATTTATGCGGTCGTTTCCTTCTTTCTTCCTGCGGTGATGCCGATCTTTCAATTCGCTAAACCGACCGGCTCTTATTCCATCGGAACCCGTGTCATTCATCTGCAGGACGCGGGCAAGGAGCTTATGGTTCAAAGCTGGTATCCTTCGGAGGTGGGAAGCTCCGATAAACGAACAGCTTATATTCAAGATGTTCCTGAGGTGACGACAGCCCTGTCAAAAATGTTGGGGTTTCCGGGGGGCACTTTCCGGCACTTGGCGCACATTCGAACACATGCTTATTGGGAAACCAAGCTGTCATCCTCGCAGCCCTCTTATCCGGTTCTTGTCTTCTCGCATGGCTTGGGCGGAGTTCGGAATCAGAACACGTTTCAAATGGAGGAATTGGCGAGTCACGGCTATATCGTCTTGAGCATCGATTATCCCACATATGCCGCGGCAACGGTTTTTCCGGACGGCCGTGTCGTTCGAGACGAGCATCAGAACCTCGTCGGGGCAGAAACAGCCGAACAGGATCGGCATATGAATGACTGGGCGACGGAAGCGACGTTCGTCTTAGATCAGCTCGATAAACTCAATGGCAGTGAGTGGTTCCAGCACAAAATGGATCTGCAGCGTATTGGTATGCTTGGACACTCGTATGGCGGGTCCACATCGGTATACATGCTGCAAAATGATGCGCGTGTC
This region of Paenibacillus sp. FSL K6-1096 genomic DNA includes:
- a CDS encoding alpha/beta fold hydrolase, with the translated sequence MTLLELCTLVVNFGLLGWVIGKKRKANASWRQEWPAGAALIVTLAHLGIDGARWQMIPGYAAPIFIGLYMVYRRNKTGRRKWWVVVPSFVVLTIYAVVSFFLPAVMPIFQFAKPTGSYSIGTRVIHLQDAGKELMVQSWYPSEVGSSDKRTAYIQDVPEVTTALSKMLGFPGGTFRHLAHIRTHAYWETKLSSSQPSYPVLVFSHGLGGVRNQNTFQMEELASHGYIVLSIDYPTYAAATVFPDGRVVRDEHQNLVGAETAEQDRHMNDWATEATFVLDQLDKLNGSEWFQHKMDLQRIGMLGHSYGGSTSVYMLQNDARVKAALNMDGGIFGLPVDFKLLHKPLFMMAADASLDVEAFNKSLDSYTEDEVLKQSGKPKAWHKANMDDLMARRERMLAAGALALVLPNSSHLTFSDLPLYAPLLFAPKGDLKEKHMIINKYTVAFFDYYLKGDKTSFSRIESYPNVQFHGL